In Pochonia chlamydosporia 170 chromosome 3, whole genome shotgun sequence, the following are encoded in one genomic region:
- a CDS encoding INSIG domain-containing protein (similar to Metarhizium acridum CQMa 102 XP_007811359.1), with amino-acid sequence MSDDGPQLVRPIPRRPFNLNLTSATPPDDDQTDHDEPSQPAFGSGLDFSSPRFLNPNLERSESTASLSRPQSFMNLTSSTLMGIYSEAASNNRDRFYNDNDEPDTPWGTGARTPIRRPSIDEATYELMRDRSHIPRRKSSFGPYAQIEQPAAHSAAVSITSLTLRGSLLFLLGLGYGALVTRLHNEQNHLPPILDDSILKPGSNWKYLTFWGIAGVGLGSLLPWFDGLWEDTFGSDPDQGVTDKEAGPGTDWALVMRAVGAFVGIAFAIRKLAWASTLQISATLALVNPLLWWLIDRSKPGFVLSAAVGLTGSILLLGVDPEIMPAPSGLPVRNSSSSFENDPFVLGGFAHQETVEMGVWMLSVLFCSCLCFGNIGRRLTWNRSSGRWGGVR; translated from the exons ATGAGCGACGACGGCCCTCAGCTAGTGCGACCCATTCCTCGTCGACCTTTCAACCTAAACCTAACGAGCGCGACGCCTCCTGACGACGACCAGACCGATCACGATGAGCCTTCCCAGCCCGCATTTGGCTCCGGCCTTGACTTCTCTAGCCCTCGGTTCTTGAACCCTAACCTAGAACGGTCCGAGTCGACCGCATCGCTCAGCAGACCCCAGTCATTTATGAACCTGACTTCGTCCACCTTGATGGGAATCTATTCCGAGGCAGCTTCGAATAACAGAGACCGATTCTACAATGACAACGACGAGCCGGACACGCCGTGGGGGACTGGCGCTCGCACTCCCATAAGACGGCCCAGCATTGACGAAGCCACCTATGAGCTCATGCGCGACCGATCCCACATCCCGAGGCGAAAGTCATCCTTTGGACCATATGCGCAGATTGAACAGCCCGCGGCCCATTCTGCTGCTGTCTCCATTACGTCCCTCACACTGCGCGGTTCGCTGCTGTTTTTGCTTGGGCTGGGCTATGGCGCGCTTGTCACGCGTCTTCACAATGAGCAAAATCACCTGCCCCCCATTCTAGACGACAGTATTCTCAAACCTGGGAGCAACTGGAAGTATCTTACCTTTTGGGGCATAGCCGGCGTCGGGCTCGGCTCGTTGCTGCCATGGTTCGATGGGCTGTGGGAGGATACATTCGGCAGCGATCCCGACCAAGGTGTAACTGACAAAGAGGCCGGTCCAGGGACCGACTGGGCCTTGGTTATGCGGGCAGTTGGCGCCTTTGTTGGAATCGCATTTGCTATT CGCAAACTAGCATGGGCTTCTACTCTCCAGATATCTGCGACATTGGCGTTGGTAAACCCCCTATTATGGTGGCTCATTGACCGCAGCAAGCCTGGATTCGTTTTGTCCGCCGCGGTTGGTCTGACCGGTTCGATTCTGCTGCTCGGTGTCGACCCCGAGATAATGCCGGCGCCATCGGGCCTCCCTGTTCGTAATTCTTCAAGCAGCTTCGAAAATGATCCCTTCGTATTGGGCGGCTTCGCTCATCAAGAAACCGTTGAAATGGGGGTTTGGATGCTCAGCGTCTTGTTCTGCAGCTGTCTCTGTTTTGGCAATATTGGCCGCAGGCTCACTTGGAACCGATCCAGTGGTAGGTGGGGTGGCGTCCGATGA
- a CDS encoding S16 family peptidase (similar to Cordyceps militaris CM01 XP_006672559.1), with amino-acid sequence MTPQQPSLVETRPDGHLESAQDDEMHARSLEAANNEEHGPESSEMLPQDSPQQADACEGLSVSQDQTQEDEDGRYSNRALGPHHIRDIVRLFQCRRCSKPFKNAMTLPCGRSICRTCIPQTHVRTSITYPAVPERIEGFICPFEDCSKEHAMGDCGFDVVLNKVGELIEKEVSRGLAAAANSNLSTSLGFKDPWDAAGLPSMRNEDSLPRTMPGGRLVATWSLATEGGLTVEAEVTYADIPSEERQDNSLGPDVKALNLLQSTTRNEVDCQVCYALFHDPFTTGCGHTFCRSCLHRTLDHSRRCPMCRRTLAINPLLNPDLCPSNESISRLIDLFWPDERTVREQTVASDNAARHQDLDLPLFVCTLAFPSMPTFLHIFEPRYRLMIRRALEGNRTFGMVLPKRSHNTRDPHFHELGTLLRIINAQFYPDGRSLIETVGLTRFKVLRHGELDGYTVAKTERVDDVSLEEEEAVEAVEVAPTSNSTTTTVGHDDAVGAVNASTMEDTSETKTENDTPQTQPNPMTVSDLQAMSTQNLMSYATSFVSRMRGQSVPWLTARMLGIYGDCPSDPAVFPWWFASMLPVKDLEKYRLLGTSSVRERLKICCAWILEWETTRW; translated from the coding sequence ATGACACCACAACAGCCTTCACTGGTTGAGACCCGACCTGATGGGCATCTAGAATCTGCGCAGGACGACGAAATGCATGCTAGATCGTTGGAAGCTGCGAATAACGAAGAACATGGCCCTGAGTCGAGCGAGATGCTGCCACAAGACTCCCCACAACAGGCGGATGCCTGTGAAGGACTGTCGGTGTCCCAGGACCAAACacaagaggacgaggacggaCGATACAGCAACCGCGCCCTCGGACCACACCATATTCGTGATATAGTACGCCTCTTTCAGTGTCGCCGCTGCTCGAAACCTTTTAAAAATGCCATGACCCTTCCTTGCGGTCGAAGTATATGCAGAACTTGCATTCCTCAAACCCATGTACGAACAAGTATCACCTATCCGGCAGTTCCCGAGCGAATCGAGGGATTTATCTGCCCATTTGAAGACTGCTCCAAAGAGCATGCTATGGGTGATTGCGGCTTTGATGTCGTTCTTAACAAGGTTGGCGAGCTGATAGAAAAGGAAGTTTCACGTGGTTTAGCAGCCGCTGCGAATTCGAATCTTTCAACCAGTCTCGGATTTAAAGATCCTTGGGATGCCGCTGGACTTCCCTCGATGAGGAATGAAGATTCTTTGCCAAGAACTATGCCGGGTGGTCGACTGGTTGCGACATGGTCTCTCGCAACTGAGGGAGGATTGACAGTCGAAGCGGAGGTAACGTACGCTGACATCCCGTCAGAGGAGCGGCAGGATAACTCGTTGGGCCCTGATGTCAAGGCTCTTAATCTCCTACAATCTACTACTCGTAATGAAGTAGATTGTCAGGTATGCTATGCTCTGTTTCATGATCCATTCACAACTGGCTGCGGGCACACCTTTTGTCGGTCCTGCCTACATCGAACGCTTGACCACTCACGCAGATGCCCCATGTGTCGACGCACGCTGGCTATCAACCCGTTGCTAAACCCCGATCTCTGCCCGTCGAATGAAAGCATCTCAAGGCTGATTGACCTCTTTTGGCCCGATGAGAGGACGGTTCGCGAGCAAACTGTTGCTTCTGATAATGCGGCGCGGCATCAGGATCTCGACTTGCCATTATTTGTGTGCACACTTGCATTCCCTTCAATGCCTACATTCCTCCACATTTTCGAGCCGAGATACCGTCTTATGATTCGACGGGCATTGGAAGGAAACAGAACGTTCGGCATGGTCCTACCCAAGCGGTCTCACAACACCCGCGATCCACATTTCCATGAGTTGGGCACGCTATTGCGGATTATCAACGCCCAGTTTTATCCTGACGGCCGTAGCTTAATCGAAACAGTCGGTCTTACTAGATTTAAGGTCTTACGGCATGGCGAACTGGATGGGTACACGGTGGCGAAGACTGAACGTGTTGATGACGTATCAttggaagaggaagaggccgTCGAGGCCGTCGAAGTTGCTCCAACATCGAACAGTACGACGACCACGGTTGgtcatgatgatgctgttggtgcgGTGAACGCTTCCACAATGGAGGACACATCCGAGACCAAGACAGAAAATGATACACCCCAAACGCAGCCAAACCCAATGACAGTCTCAGACCTGCAAGCAATGTCGACACAGAACCTGATGAGCTACGCAACATCCTTTGTATCGCGTATGCGTGGACAAAGTGTACCTTGGTTGACAGCCCGAATGCTTGGCATTTACGGAGACTGCCCAAGTGACCCAGCCGTCTTCCCTTGGTGGTTCGCTAGCATGCTGCCAGTCAAGGACCTCGAGAAGTACAGGCTATTAGGCACATCTAGTGTTCGCGAGCGGCTAAAGATTTGTTGTGCTTGGATTTTGGAGTGGGAAACGACAAGATGGTAA